One stretch of Bombus terrestris chromosome 5, iyBomTerr1.2, whole genome shotgun sequence DNA includes these proteins:
- the LOC125385091 gene encoding follicle cell protein 3C-1 — translation MNLAFLLSILYFLSASADQIKIKVLNDTLKIITTEFPIGCACGIFLSGQFKKDGKEPPTGEPAILHDLPGSFSCTPTGNKLCTNKCLDTIIKHLPNSPKILCNSIKYDCHKERAYLFIKNCNSGWINTNLSAGREYCCKDGTPYKCPVY, via the exons aTGAATTTGGCATTTCTGTTATCAATTCTCTATTTCTTATCTGCATCAGCAgatcaaattaaaataaaagttttaaatGATACTCTTAAAATTATAACTACTGAATTTCCAATTGGTTGTGCTTGTGGAATTTTTTTAAGTGGACAATTTAAAAAGGATGGCAAAGAACCACCTACAGGAGAACCTGCTATTCTTCATGATTTGCCTGGATCATTTTCATGTACTCCAACTGGGAATAAACTGTGCACAAATAAATGCTTGGACACT ATTATTAAACATCTGCCAAACAGTCCTAAAATACtatgtaattcaataaaatatgaCTGTCATAAGGAAAGG gcttacttatttattaaaaattgtaacagTGGATGGATTAATACAAATCTTTCTGCTGGAAGAGAATATTGTTGTAAGGATGGCACACCATACAAATGTCcagtatattaa
- the LOC100649690 gene encoding LOW QUALITY PROTEIN: uncharacterized protein LOC100649690 (The sequence of the model RefSeq protein was modified relative to this genomic sequence to represent the inferred CDS: deleted 2 bases in 1 codon; substituted 1 base at 1 genomic stop codon) — MFTSKEQLIKRTGKSSIGRYDFLKLLVTELKTTKSKEAKEQVLANLANFAYDPINYGYIRQLQIIDLFLHALSENNLKLVRFAVGGICNVCADPINKLYILRNQGICLLTPLLSSQDEDIILSVITSLISLITPDYKSEVTTELIGKISDLSNHESNRIKNLATIFLNDCTEIKDKVENSKNTXNILEGYIPNYTLIHKKKVVKKLYIIIQLYSKMKFSKPFFKLLKRYVQRYCTGPSDILNTMKVGNEISVFKTVTKDDILNFAKLTGDYNPIHFVTSNNLVHGALLNGLVSGVLGTKMPGPGTIVVGQTFTFPAPCYAGDIIEIKVQIVSIRKIMKCEYICIANGKKIVLKGNAKLIKKL; from the exons ATGTTTACTAGCAAGGAACAATTAATAAAACGTACTGGGAAAAGTTCTATTGGTCGTTATGATTTCTTAAAACTTTTAGTTACAGAATTAAAGACCACTAAATCTAAAg AAGCAAAGGAACAAGTGTTAGCAAACCTTGCTAATTTTGCTTATGATCCTATCAATTATGGATACATAAGACAACTACAAATAATTGATTTGTTCCTTCACGCTTTgtcagaaaataatttaaaattagtaCGTTTTGCAGTAGGAGGTATTTGTAATGTATGTGCTG ATCCAATAAATAAACTATACATTTTACGTAACCAAGGCATTTGTCTATTAACACCATTACTTTCTTCACAAGATGAAGATATCATACTTTCAGTAATTACTagtttaatatctttaattacCCCTGATTATAAGAGTGAAGTAACAACTGaattaattggaaaaatatCTGATTTGTCAAATCATGAAAGTAATCGTATTAAAAACTTagcaacaatatttttaaatgattgCACTGAAATAAAGGATAAAgttgaaaattctaaaaatacat aaaatattttggaaGGATATATACCTAATTATACCTtgatacataaaaaaaaagtagttaaaaaattatatattataattcaatTGTACAGTAAAATGAAGTTCTCAAAGCCATTCTTTAAATTGCTAAAAAGGTATGTGCAAAGATATTGTACAGGACCTTCAGATATTCTAAACACTATGAAAGTTGGAAATGAAATATCAGTTTTTAAAACAGTTACCAAAGATGATATactaaattttgcaaaattaactGGTGATTATAATCCAATACATTTTGTGACATCAAATAATCTTGTTCATGGTGCTCTACTCAATGGCTTAGTATCAGGAGTACTTGGTACAAAAATGCCAGGCCCAGGAACCATAGTAGTTGGACAAACCTTTACATTTCCAGCACCATGTTATGCTGGAGATATAATAGAGATAAAAGTGCAAATTGTTTCTATAAGAAAAATCATGAAATGTGAATATATTTGTATTGCAAATGgaaaaaaaatagttttaaaagGAAATGCAAAACTTAtcaaaaagttataa
- the LOC100647181 gene encoding dolichyl-diphosphooligosaccharide--protein glycosyltransferase subunit STT3B isoform X1 has product MLPNRTSITNIRKDMFPDKKSTSKQMKTSTLTNAAGLSSLITFTVLLLAWISGFASRLFAVIRFESIIHEFDPWFNYRATAYMVQHGFYNFLNWFDERAWYPLGRIVGGTVYPGLMITSGSIHYILHSLNIPVHIRDICVFLAPIFSGLTAISTYLLTKEIWSAGAGLFAACFIAIVPGYISRSVAGSYDNEGIAIFALQITYYLWVKSVKTGSIFWASMTALSYFYMVSAWGGYVFIINLIPLHVFALLIMNRFSNRLFTSYTTFYILGLLLSMQIPFVGFQPIRTSEHMAAGGVFGLLIFVATLRYLRTVLTKSEMKYFGGVVVVTAGILLFILICLTYTGVIAPWSGRFYSLWDTGYAKIHIPIIASVSEHQPTTWFSFFFDLHILVTTFPVGLWYCIKRINDERVFVILYAISAVYFAGVMVRLMLTLTPVVCMLAGIAFSDLLELFFKEEDNERNDRSNNGSEEESEEERERSPGRSLYDKAGKLRRMRHERFRGNGDGLGVNLRNGVVIGAFVLMMMFTLHCTWITSNAYSSPSIVLASYSNDGGRAILDDFREAYYWLAQNTPTDARIMSWWDYGYQIAGMANRTTLVDNNTWNNSHIALVGKAMSSNESAAYEIMTSLDVDYVLVIFGGMIGYSGDDVNKFLWMVRIAEGEHPQDIRESDYFTEKGEFRVDSEGSPTLLNSLMYKLSYYRFGKVKIDYRSPSGYDRTRNAEIGNKNFQLTYLEEAYTTEHWLVRIYRVKKPNEFNRPSIPISKRIVARNANSYVSKKTPRRKKGYIKGRPTIIKGQKPQRKTT; this is encoded by the exons atGTTGCCAAATAGAACATCCATTACAAATATTAGAAAAGATATGTTCCCTGACAAGAAATCGACGTCTAAGCAAATGAAAACTTCTACGTTAACAAACGCCGCTGGTCTTAGTTCTCTTATTACTTTTACTGTTTTGTTACTTGCTTGGATCTCAGGATTTGCTTCTCGGTTATTCGCGGTGATACGTTTTGAAAGTATCATACATGAATTCGATCCCTG GTTTAACTACAGAGCTACAGCATATATGGTACAACATGgattctataattttttaaattggttTGATGAAAGAGCATGGTATCCGCTGGGTCGTATTGTAGGTGGAACTGTTTATCCTGGATTAATGATAACATCTGGatctatacattatatattacattctttAAACATCCCAGTGCATATAAGAGACATTTGTGTATTCTTAGCTCCAATATTTAGTGGTCTTACAGCCATTTCTACGTACTTATTAACAAAAGAAATATGGAGTGCAGGAGCTGGTTTATTTGCAGCGTGTTTTATTGCAATTGTACCTGGTTACATTTCAAGATCTGTAGCAGGAAGTTATGACAATGAAGGCATTGCCATTTTTGCActacaaattacatattatcTGTGGGTTAAGTCAGTTAAAACTGGCTCTATTTTTTGGGCTTCTATGACTGCTCTGTCCTACTTTTATATGGTATCTGCATGGGGTGGTTAtgtttttatcattaatttaattCCACTTCATGTTTTTGCATTATTAATCATGAATCGATTCAGTAATCGTCTTTTTACAAGTTATACTACATTTTATATTCTGGGACTTTTATTGAGTATGCAAATACCATTTGTTGGTTTTCAACCAATAAGAACATCAGAACACATGGCAGCTGGAGGTGTGTTTGGATTATTAATTTTTGTGGCAACTCTCAG atatcTAAGAACTGTACTTACAAAatctgaaatgaaatattttggaGGAGTGGTTGTAGTTACAGCTGGTattcttttgtttattttaatatgtttgACTTATACCGGTGTTATTGCACCTTGGAGTGGAAGGTTTTATTCACTTTGGGATACTGGTTATGCAAAGATACACATTCCAATAATAGCATCTGTTTCTGAACATCAACCTACAACATGGTTTAGCTTTTTCTTTGATTTACACATTCTTGTTACAACATTTCCTGTGGGCTTGTGGTACTGCATTAAACGTATCAATGATGAACGTGTTTTTG tTATATTGTATGCTATAAGTGCTGTTTATTTTGCTGGAGTAATGGTGAGGCTTATGCTCACTTTAACTCCAGTTGTTTGTATGCTTGCTGGAATTGCATTTAGTGATCTTcttgaattatttttcaaagaggaagacaatgaaagaaacgaCCGAAGTAATAATGGAAGTGAAGAAGAAagtgaagaagaaagagaaagaagtccTGGTAGATCACTCTATGATAAAGCTGGTAAACTTCGTAGAATGAGACATGAAAGATTTAGGGGTAATGGAGATGGATTAGGTGTTAATCTTCGAAATGGTGTTGTCATTGGTGCATTTGTATTAATGATGATGTTTACATTGCATTGTACTTGGATTACAAGTAATGCATATTCTAGCCCTTCGATTGTTTTGGCATCATATAGTAACGATGGAGGTAGAGCTATTCTAGATGATTTCAGAGAAGCTTATTATTGGTTAGCACAAAATACACCAACTGATGCTAGGATTATGAGTTGGTGGGATTATGGCTATCAAATTGCTGGAATGGCTAATAG AACTACGCTTGTGGACAATAACACTTGGAATAATTCACATATAGCTCTAGTTGGAAAAGCAATGAGCTCAAATGAAAGTGCTGCTTATGAAATTATGACATCATTAGATGTAGATTATGTATTAGTTATTTTTGGAGGAATGATTGGATATTCCGGAGATGACGTTAATAAGTTCCTTTGGATGGTACGAATTGCTGAAGGCGAACATCCACAAGATATTCGTGAAAGTGATTATTTTACTGAAAAAGGAGAATTTCGCGTGGATTCGGAAGGTTCACCTACCCTTTTGAATTCACTAATGTATAAATTAAGCTACTACCGATTTGGGAAAGTAAAGATTGATTATCGATCACCCTCTGGTTATGATCGTACGCGTAATGCCgaaataggaaataaaaatttccagtTAACATATTTGGAAGAAGCTTACACGACTGAACATTGGCTTGTTAGAATTTACAG GGTGAAAAAGCCAAATGAATTTAATAGACCAAGCATTCCAATATCTAAACGAATTGTTGCACGAAATGCTAATTCATATGTTAGTAAAAAG ACACCACGTCGCAAGAAAGGTTACATAAAAGGCCGGCCAACTATTATTAAAGGACAAAAACCTCAACGAAAAACTACGTAA
- the LOC100647181 gene encoding dolichyl-diphosphooligosaccharide--protein glycosyltransferase subunit STT3B isoform X2, whose product MLPNRTSITNIRKDMFPDKKSTSKQMKTSTLTNAAGLSSLITFTVLLLAWISGFASRLFAVIRFESIIHEFDPWFNYRATAYMVQHGFYNFLNWFDERAWYPLGRIVGGTVYPGLMITSGSIHYILHSLNIPVHIRDICVFLAPIFSGLTAISTYLLTKEIWSAGAGLFAACFIAIVPGYISRSVAGSYDNEGIAIFALQITYYLWVKSVKTGSIFWASMTALSYFYMVSAWGGYVFIINLIPLHVFALLIMNRFSNRLFTSYTTFYILGLLLSMQIPFVGFQPIRTSEHMAAGGVFGLLIFVATLRYLRTVLTKSEMKYFGGVVVVTAGILLFILICLTYTGVIAPWSGRFYSLWDTGYAKIHIPIIASVSEHQPTTWFSFFFDLHILVTTFPVGLWYCIKRINDERVFVILYAISAVYFAGVMVRLMLTLTPVVCMLAGIAFSDLLELFFKEEDNERNDRSNNGSEEESEEERERSPGRSLYDKAGKLRRMRHERFRGNGDGLGVNLRNGVVIGAFVLMMMFTLHCTWITSNAYSSPSIVLASYSNDGGRAILDDFREAYYWLAQNTPTDARIMSWWDYGYQIAGMANRTTLVDNNTWNNSHIALVGKAMSSNESAAYEIMTSLDVDYVLVIFGGMIGYSGDDVNKFLWMVRIAEGEHPQDIRESDYFTEKGEFRVDSEGSPTLLNSLMYKLSYYRFGKVKIDYRSPSGYDRTRNAEIGNKNFQLTYLEEAYTTEHWLVRIYRVKKPNEFNRPSIPISKRIVARNANSYVSKKLKSWGGGH is encoded by the exons atGTTGCCAAATAGAACATCCATTACAAATATTAGAAAAGATATGTTCCCTGACAAGAAATCGACGTCTAAGCAAATGAAAACTTCTACGTTAACAAACGCCGCTGGTCTTAGTTCTCTTATTACTTTTACTGTTTTGTTACTTGCTTGGATCTCAGGATTTGCTTCTCGGTTATTCGCGGTGATACGTTTTGAAAGTATCATACATGAATTCGATCCCTG GTTTAACTACAGAGCTACAGCATATATGGTACAACATGgattctataattttttaaattggttTGATGAAAGAGCATGGTATCCGCTGGGTCGTATTGTAGGTGGAACTGTTTATCCTGGATTAATGATAACATCTGGatctatacattatatattacattctttAAACATCCCAGTGCATATAAGAGACATTTGTGTATTCTTAGCTCCAATATTTAGTGGTCTTACAGCCATTTCTACGTACTTATTAACAAAAGAAATATGGAGTGCAGGAGCTGGTTTATTTGCAGCGTGTTTTATTGCAATTGTACCTGGTTACATTTCAAGATCTGTAGCAGGAAGTTATGACAATGAAGGCATTGCCATTTTTGCActacaaattacatattatcTGTGGGTTAAGTCAGTTAAAACTGGCTCTATTTTTTGGGCTTCTATGACTGCTCTGTCCTACTTTTATATGGTATCTGCATGGGGTGGTTAtgtttttatcattaatttaattCCACTTCATGTTTTTGCATTATTAATCATGAATCGATTCAGTAATCGTCTTTTTACAAGTTATACTACATTTTATATTCTGGGACTTTTATTGAGTATGCAAATACCATTTGTTGGTTTTCAACCAATAAGAACATCAGAACACATGGCAGCTGGAGGTGTGTTTGGATTATTAATTTTTGTGGCAACTCTCAG atatcTAAGAACTGTACTTACAAAatctgaaatgaaatattttggaGGAGTGGTTGTAGTTACAGCTGGTattcttttgtttattttaatatgtttgACTTATACCGGTGTTATTGCACCTTGGAGTGGAAGGTTTTATTCACTTTGGGATACTGGTTATGCAAAGATACACATTCCAATAATAGCATCTGTTTCTGAACATCAACCTACAACATGGTTTAGCTTTTTCTTTGATTTACACATTCTTGTTACAACATTTCCTGTGGGCTTGTGGTACTGCATTAAACGTATCAATGATGAACGTGTTTTTG tTATATTGTATGCTATAAGTGCTGTTTATTTTGCTGGAGTAATGGTGAGGCTTATGCTCACTTTAACTCCAGTTGTTTGTATGCTTGCTGGAATTGCATTTAGTGATCTTcttgaattatttttcaaagaggaagacaatgaaagaaacgaCCGAAGTAATAATGGAAGTGAAGAAGAAagtgaagaagaaagagaaagaagtccTGGTAGATCACTCTATGATAAAGCTGGTAAACTTCGTAGAATGAGACATGAAAGATTTAGGGGTAATGGAGATGGATTAGGTGTTAATCTTCGAAATGGTGTTGTCATTGGTGCATTTGTATTAATGATGATGTTTACATTGCATTGTACTTGGATTACAAGTAATGCATATTCTAGCCCTTCGATTGTTTTGGCATCATATAGTAACGATGGAGGTAGAGCTATTCTAGATGATTTCAGAGAAGCTTATTATTGGTTAGCACAAAATACACCAACTGATGCTAGGATTATGAGTTGGTGGGATTATGGCTATCAAATTGCTGGAATGGCTAATAG AACTACGCTTGTGGACAATAACACTTGGAATAATTCACATATAGCTCTAGTTGGAAAAGCAATGAGCTCAAATGAAAGTGCTGCTTATGAAATTATGACATCATTAGATGTAGATTATGTATTAGTTATTTTTGGAGGAATGATTGGATATTCCGGAGATGACGTTAATAAGTTCCTTTGGATGGTACGAATTGCTGAAGGCGAACATCCACAAGATATTCGTGAAAGTGATTATTTTACTGAAAAAGGAGAATTTCGCGTGGATTCGGAAGGTTCACCTACCCTTTTGAATTCACTAATGTATAAATTAAGCTACTACCGATTTGGGAAAGTAAAGATTGATTATCGATCACCCTCTGGTTATGATCGTACGCGTAATGCCgaaataggaaataaaaatttccagtTAACATATTTGGAAGAAGCTTACACGACTGAACATTGGCTTGTTAGAATTTACAG GGTGAAAAAGCCAAATGAATTTAATAGACCAAGCATTCCAATATCTAAACGAATTGTTGCACGAAATGCTAATTCATATGTTAGTAAAAAG TTGAAATCGTGGGGTGGGGGACATTAA